One genomic segment of Sanyastnella coralliicola includes these proteins:
- a CDS encoding VPS10 domain-containing protein — protein MRILSFLSLVIFLVACTPQQDQSNTTADKLSEKARPNDHVMMQRSYPDLTPDVKAMQRVAERAIAESHSKSVDHPWQVEGPTNIGGRINTLAIDPNDELTMYAGSCTGGVFKTSNGGDSWDPIGDDFQFLPIGHIVINPNNSDDILVGTGDPQLSGLPHIGNGVYRSFDGGDTWTNIGLEDMGVISKVGFHPEDDQTLFACAMGVPFAPGPDRGFYRTTDGGMTWTQQLFLAENAGITDFKMNPENPDVIYAAGWNRIRNNQESIITGEQSRIHRSTDGGDTWVQLVNGLPMGDQCRIGLEMSQNDPNTLWALVVGTDYGVQGIYKTTDGGDSWVNLYQGGLEGALGGFGWYFGKIRVNPFDENEITILGVDMWTTYNNCQTWEMSTPPWWEYDVHADKHDLIYLNPDTMWLATDGGIYRTGTHFIFWDDADDIPNTQFYRIALNPHNPGVYTGGAQDNGTTSGNLSTIDEWTRDYGGDGFQTIYDPVIDGIKYMETQNGNIVVSEFGNIFGLTFGLDEDDRRNWDMPYIMSHFDNERLYTGTEKAYWMNGAPYDVWEPISQDLTDGNIFGSNFHTISTIGEAQTDESRIMVGTSDANVWLGTAGGNSFVWQPVTGDLPERYVTNVKSSPETEERWWISHSGYKDNDQTAHLHRTDDNGANWIDVTGDLPEQPVNHIEVLNDSILFIATDYGVYHTVNSGDNWVRIGNNMPAIPVFDLEIDTTAHTLVAGTFARGIWTFPIDSLFTWPEPEVEDDPINIDEELLTQQFIYPNPASDQLRLVGYEGFTFEVYDLRGQLVLSKGRLTNSAQLDVSQLKSGKYVIVFTKDQTKMTESFIKR, from the coding sequence ATGAGAATTCTATCCTTTCTGTCACTCGTCATCTTTCTTGTTGCATGCACCCCTCAGCAAGATCAATCGAACACCACTGCTGATAAACTTTCAGAGAAGGCGCGTCCGAACGATCATGTGATGATGCAGCGAAGCTATCCTGACCTCACTCCTGACGTCAAGGCTATGCAACGTGTGGCTGAACGCGCTATCGCGGAATCGCATAGCAAATCCGTTGATCACCCATGGCAGGTGGAAGGTCCGACAAACATCGGCGGACGTATCAATACACTCGCTATTGACCCGAATGACGAATTGACCATGTACGCAGGTAGCTGTACTGGAGGAGTATTCAAAACCAGCAATGGCGGCGATTCATGGGATCCGATCGGAGACGATTTTCAGTTCCTACCTATTGGTCACATTGTCATCAACCCGAACAACTCTGATGATATCCTCGTGGGAACAGGTGACCCGCAGCTGAGTGGATTGCCACACATTGGAAACGGAGTCTACCGTTCATTCGATGGAGGTGATACTTGGACGAACATCGGACTAGAAGATATGGGAGTCATCTCCAAAGTGGGCTTCCACCCTGAAGACGATCAGACGCTCTTCGCCTGCGCGATGGGTGTGCCTTTCGCTCCAGGTCCAGACAGAGGTTTCTACCGCACGACAGATGGTGGAATGACGTGGACTCAACAGCTCTTCCTCGCGGAAAATGCCGGAATCACTGATTTCAAAATGAACCCTGAAAACCCAGATGTAATTTACGCTGCAGGTTGGAATCGTATCCGAAACAATCAAGAGTCGATTATCACCGGTGAACAAAGCCGTATCCACCGTTCAACCGATGGTGGTGATACGTGGGTTCAACTAGTGAACGGACTCCCAATGGGTGACCAATGCCGTATTGGATTAGAGATGTCTCAAAACGACCCAAATACTCTGTGGGCATTGGTTGTTGGTACTGATTACGGAGTACAAGGAATCTACAAAACCACGGATGGCGGAGACAGTTGGGTAAACCTCTACCAAGGCGGACTCGAAGGTGCACTTGGAGGATTCGGTTGGTACTTTGGTAAGATCCGTGTAAATCCATTTGACGAGAACGAGATCACCATTCTCGGTGTGGATATGTGGACGACCTACAACAACTGTCAAACATGGGAAATGTCAACTCCACCATGGTGGGAGTACGATGTGCATGCTGACAAGCACGACCTCATTTACCTCAACCCAGATACGATGTGGCTGGCAACTGACGGTGGGATTTACCGAACAGGCACACACTTCATTTTCTGGGACGATGCAGATGACATCCCGAATACGCAGTTCTACCGCATTGCTTTGAACCCTCATAACCCTGGTGTATACACGGGTGGGGCGCAAGACAATGGAACCACTTCAGGAAACCTCAGCACCATTGATGAATGGACACGTGATTACGGTGGCGATGGTTTCCAGACGATTTATGATCCGGTCATTGACGGCATCAAGTACATGGAAACTCAGAACGGAAATATCGTTGTGAGTGAGTTTGGCAACATCTTCGGACTGACCTTCGGACTTGACGAAGACGATCGTCGTAACTGGGACATGCCGTACATCATGAGTCACTTTGACAACGAACGACTGTACACAGGTACAGAGAAAGCGTATTGGATGAACGGCGCACCATATGATGTGTGGGAGCCAATCAGCCAAGACCTCACAGATGGGAACATCTTTGGCTCGAACTTCCACACGATTTCTACCATTGGTGAAGCACAGACGGATGAAAGTAGAATCATGGTTGGAACAAGTGACGCCAACGTATGGCTGGGAACAGCAGGTGGAAACAGTTTCGTTTGGCAGCCTGTAACCGGTGACCTTCCAGAGCGCTACGTGACGAATGTCAAGAGCAGTCCTGAAACAGAAGAACGCTGGTGGATCTCTCACAGCGGTTACAAAGACAACGATCAAACCGCTCACCTCCACCGCACAGATGACAATGGGGCGAACTGGATTGATGTAACAGGAGATTTACCTGAACAACCGGTGAATCACATCGAAGTATTGAACGACAGTATTCTCTTTATCGCGACTGATTACGGTGTATACCACACAGTGAATAGCGGAGACAACTGGGTACGAATTGGAAACAACATGCCGGCGATTCCGGTCTTTGACCTTGAGATTGATACGACAGCACATACGCTTGTCGCTGGAACATTTGCTCGCGGTATTTGGACCTTCCCTATCGACTCATTGTTCACGTGGCCTGAACCAGAGGTGGAAGATGATCCAATCAACATTGATGAAGAGTTACTAACACAACAATTCATCTATCCTAACCCTGCTTCTGACCAACTTCGCCTTGTTGGTTATGAAGGTTTCACATTTGAAGTATACGACCTTCGCGGTCAACTCGTTCTATCTAAAGGAAGGCTGACAAATAGCGCTCAACTCGACGTTAGTCAGCTGAAAAGCGGAAAATATGTCATAGTCTTCACCAAGGATCAAACGAAGATGACAGAAAGCTTCATCAAACGATGA
- a CDS encoding tetratricopeptide repeat protein gives MSEEWNYQGEDERKLLVARYEKMIADDESYFFDIDQFESIIEYYLERNRIKQAQHVLKYAAQLFPDSTVLLLREAQLLASTGKLSRAVPRLKNLLRFEPNNEEVLMTLASVYSQLREHRQAIEYLQTALKTADKELKDEIWIELALEYENLERWDKAIETLTEAIGANPENETALYEIAYCFDMANKTEAGIAYFNKFIDYFPYSFPAWYNLGNMLQKEEKLEESIHAYDYCLVIQEDFTPGILNKANALVKLERYEDAIKEYKLLVGLEPLHASSLCFIGECYERLEQYEEAEKYYRQSLEVDDEFADAWVGLGVIMDLQDMSDAALKFFERALKIEPDNIDFQLLIGASMRKLGMHSEAAAIYENIIRLESTNVDAWLDHSDNRFRMGDHTGALELIREGVTLIHDSIELEYREVAYLYRHGKRKEAYGRLEELLTRDFENSQSLLEYLPEIENDPVVVQLLDLYKPD, from the coding sequence ATGAGCGAAGAATGGAATTATCAGGGCGAGGATGAGCGGAAGTTGCTCGTAGCACGCTACGAGAAAATGATCGCTGATGACGAGTCCTACTTTTTCGATATCGACCAGTTCGAATCGATTATAGAATACTATCTAGAGCGCAATCGCATTAAGCAGGCACAGCACGTCTTGAAATATGCGGCGCAGCTCTTCCCAGATAGTACCGTACTTCTCCTGCGCGAAGCTCAATTACTTGCGAGCACTGGCAAACTCAGCCGTGCCGTACCACGCCTCAAGAATTTGTTGCGTTTTGAGCCGAACAACGAAGAAGTGTTGATGACCCTGGCTTCGGTCTACTCGCAACTGCGCGAGCATCGTCAAGCCATTGAATACCTCCAAACAGCATTGAAGACAGCCGATAAAGAACTCAAAGATGAGATCTGGATCGAGCTTGCCTTGGAATACGAAAACCTAGAGCGTTGGGATAAAGCCATTGAGACCCTCACTGAGGCCATCGGTGCAAATCCTGAAAACGAAACCGCGCTTTATGAAATCGCCTACTGCTTCGATATGGCGAACAAAACCGAAGCAGGAATCGCGTACTTCAATAAATTCATCGATTACTTCCCTTACAGTTTCCCCGCTTGGTACAACCTTGGGAACATGCTGCAAAAGGAAGAAAAGCTCGAAGAATCTATCCACGCGTATGACTATTGCTTGGTCATTCAAGAAGACTTTACGCCTGGTATTCTGAACAAAGCAAATGCTCTTGTTAAGTTGGAGCGATACGAAGATGCTATCAAGGAATACAAACTCCTTGTTGGTCTCGAACCACTGCATGCGTCTTCACTCTGCTTCATCGGAGAGTGCTACGAGCGCCTCGAGCAATATGAAGAAGCCGAAAAGTACTACCGTCAATCTCTCGAAGTGGATGATGAGTTTGCAGATGCATGGGTAGGACTCGGTGTCATCATGGACCTTCAAGACATGTCGGATGCTGCATTGAAGTTTTTTGAGCGCGCACTTAAGATTGAACCCGACAATATTGATTTCCAATTACTCATTGGAGCTTCGATGCGCAAACTCGGTATGCACTCCGAGGCAGCCGCCATCTACGAGAACATCATTCGATTGGAATCAACCAATGTGGATGCATGGTTAGATCATTCAGATAACCGTTTCCGAATGGGCGACCATACTGGAGCACTGGAACTTATCCGTGAAGGTGTCACATTGATCCATGATTCAATCGAACTCGAGTACCGCGAAGTCGCATATTTGTATCGTCATGGTAAGAGAAAGGAAGCTTACGGACGTTTAGAAGAATTATTGACGAGGGATTTCGAAAATTCCCAATCTTTGCTGGAATATTTACCAGAGATAGAGAATGACCCAGTAGTGGTACAACTATTGGATCTATATAAGCCAGACTAA
- a CDS encoding phosphosulfolactate synthase, which translates to MNYDLPFLPERPAKPRQKGVNMIMDKGLSIREAEDLVSRSGHLIDLLKLGFGTSIVTPDLERKIEFYRSNDIDVYVGGTLFEAFYIRGMLDEFVEYVKRIGANTVEVSDGSMVIPHKQKCQVINQLSKDFKVLSEVGSKEEGILISPKKWIQMMRDELDAGSWKVIAEARESGTVGIYRPNGTAHTILINKILSKVDGDDILWEAPKKAQQVWFIKYMGPNVNLGNIAPSDVISLECLRLGLRGDTFFEFLPADVAEGKRQENPKPAKKKAAPAKEKETKEE; encoded by the coding sequence ATGAACTACGACTTACCTTTTCTACCCGAGCGTCCAGCTAAGCCACGCCAGAAAGGTGTGAACATGATCATGGACAAAGGCCTCAGCATCAGAGAAGCTGAAGACCTCGTAAGCCGATCAGGACATTTGATTGACCTACTGAAACTTGGTTTCGGTACATCAATCGTTACCCCAGACCTCGAGCGCAAGATTGAATTCTACCGCAGCAACGATATCGATGTATACGTTGGTGGTACGCTATTCGAAGCGTTCTACATCCGCGGAATGCTGGATGAGTTTGTTGAATACGTAAAGCGTATTGGTGCAAACACTGTTGAGGTTTCTGATGGTAGCATGGTAATCCCGCACAAGCAAAAGTGCCAGGTGATCAACCAACTTTCAAAAGACTTTAAAGTACTTTCTGAAGTAGGATCTAAAGAAGAAGGCATCTTGATTTCACCTAAGAAGTGGATTCAAATGATGCGCGACGAATTGGACGCTGGTTCTTGGAAAGTGATCGCTGAAGCGCGAGAAAGCGGTACGGTAGGTATCTACCGTCCGAACGGAACAGCGCACACGATTCTTATCAATAAGATCCTTTCAAAGGTCGATGGTGATGACATCCTATGGGAAGCGCCGAAAAAAGCGCAACAAGTATGGTTCATCAAATACATGGGACCTAACGTAAACCTTGGAAACATCGCGCCTAGCGATGTAATTTCTCTGGAATGCTTACGTTTGGGGCTTCGAGGTGATACCTTCTTCGAATTCCTTCCAGCGGATGTCGCTGAAGGAAAGCGTCAGGAGAACCCGAAACCTGCAAAGAAAAAAGCGGCTCCGGCCAAAGAGAAAGAGACCAAGGAAGAATGA
- a CDS encoding rhodanese-like domain-containing protein translates to MKEISVSELKAMRDKNEDHQLIDVREIHEIEICTINGTHIPMGEIMARNEEVRKDIPVVIHCRSGQRSSAVVNALEANFGFTNLHNLTGGILAWASQIDTTLEQY, encoded by the coding sequence ATGAAAGAGATCAGCGTTTCCGAACTAAAAGCAATGCGTGACAAAAACGAAGATCACCAGTTGATCGACGTTCGCGAAATCCACGAAATTGAGATCTGTACCATCAACGGTACACACATCCCAATGGGTGAGATCATGGCACGCAATGAAGAGGTCCGAAAGGATATCCCTGTAGTCATCCATTGCCGCTCTGGACAGCGTTCTAGTGCCGTGGTGAATGCCTTGGAAGCGAACTTCGGATTTACCAATCTGCACAACCTAACAGGAGGAATTCTGGCTTGGGCCTCTCAGATCGACACAACGCTCGAACAATACTGA
- a CDS encoding DUF368 domain-containing protein, producing the protein MKARKTADYLLLSLRGLAMGAADVVPGVSGGTIAFISGIYEELLGTISGIKPSLLKVLRTEGFKAFWKAGNFSFLLAIGVGVITAIASLAHLISWLLENEPIKLWAFFFGLVLASVFFIGRQVNAWNAKSIVSFIAGAAIAWYITSLPPMGQSDSMLFLFFSGMIGICAMILPGISGSFILLILGSYTAVITAVKEFDIPKMGVFGAGCVVGILSFSHLLNWMYKKHHDLTVALLTGFLLGSLQKLWPWQQKAELLYTHSDGKEDWLMSNVMPGAFEGEAQIGAVAVCFIIGFAIIFIMERIATKK; encoded by the coding sequence TTGAAAGCACGAAAAACGGCTGACTACCTCCTCCTTTCCCTTCGCGGATTGGCCATGGGGGCAGCTGATGTCGTACCTGGAGTTTCTGGTGGTACCATCGCCTTTATCTCTGGTATTTACGAAGAGCTGCTCGGTACCATTAGTGGGATCAAGCCTTCCCTTCTTAAAGTATTGCGCACAGAAGGCTTCAAAGCATTCTGGAAAGCCGGAAACTTTAGTTTCCTCCTAGCTATTGGCGTAGGAGTGATTACTGCGATTGCCAGTCTCGCTCACCTTATTTCTTGGCTTCTCGAAAATGAACCCATCAAGCTGTGGGCTTTCTTCTTCGGATTGGTCCTTGCCTCAGTCTTCTTCATTGGAAGACAAGTGAACGCGTGGAACGCTAAGTCAATCGTGTCTTTCATTGCCGGTGCAGCCATTGCTTGGTACATCACATCTCTGCCACCAATGGGACAGAGTGATTCCATGCTCTTCCTCTTCTTCAGTGGAATGATTGGGATCTGCGCCATGATACTTCCGGGAATCTCTGGAAGCTTTATCTTATTGATTCTTGGTTCTTACACTGCGGTGATTACGGCAGTCAAGGAATTTGACATCCCCAAAATGGGCGTTTTTGGAGCTGGATGTGTGGTTGGGATCCTCTCATTCTCACATTTGTTAAATTGGATGTACAAAAAGCATCATGATTTAACGGTCGCGCTCCTGACGGGCTTCCTGTTAGGTTCGCTTCAGAAACTATGGCCATGGCAGCAAAAAGCGGAGCTTCTTTACACCCACAGCGATGGAAAAGAAGATTGGCTAATGTCAAACGTCATGCCTGGCGCGTTTGAAGGAGAAGCTCAAATTGGAGCGGTAGCGGTGTGTTTCATCATCGGCTTCGCGATCATCTTTATTATGGAACGAATTGCGACAAAAAAATGA